One part of the Amphiura filiformis chromosome 5, Afil_fr2py, whole genome shotgun sequence genome encodes these proteins:
- the LOC140151703 gene encoding uncharacterized protein, giving the protein MGHVITAYIDDSLLIARTEEQAARSVRDTAKFLETLGFIIHPEKSVFTPTQEIVYLGFKINSNEMTVSLPTARKLDIKMVCNNLLDNDRHTIKTVARVIGKLVAALPAVQYGALYYRLFERGKIRALKANHGHFDRYMTISNKAKRELQWWIDNVDTAYSCIYRPKPEVYLTSDASGQGWGGSDGTTHIGGRWNANEASIAERNEINYLELLAAFFVLKAFCRNMSNKHVRISIDNTTAVAYIAHMGGSKSQDCCPKSIQDTGVPEETTNIILSSWRSSTKSQYHVYIRKWLRFCNSKQIDPMQTDAVQVLIFLPQLFKEGLTYNSLNVARSALSSLVILQAGRFTVGTHPLVTRFMKGVYTKRPPVPRYEFIWDVQIVLNYLRKLAPANVLSLKDLTLKLVMLIALVSAQRSQTIHKLCLDSLYYSGSTANFQITGLIKQSRPGKGGLTVKLQAYAVDRRLCVVTYLKHYIYRTQKLRGKAKQLFISFKKPHKPVSKDSISRWINLVMKDAGVDISRFKPHSTRAAATSAADKLGVPISLILKAAGWSNERTFRKYYDKPLEGKQTGIARPFLNKNLKTT; this is encoded by the exons ATGGGTCATGTGATTACAGCTTATATTGATGACTCGCTGCTGATAGCACGCACGGAAGAGCAAGCTGCTAGATCTGTACGAGACACTGCAAAATTTCTGGAAACTTTAGGGTTTATAATCCACCCTGAAAAATCGGTGTTTACTCCCACACAAGAAATTGTATATTTGGGGTTCAAGATAAACTCAAATGAAATGACAGTGTCTCTACCCACAGCAAGGAAGCTCGATATTAAAATGGTTTGTAATAATTTGTTGGATAATGATAGACATACCATCAAGACAGTAGCCAGGGTAATTGGTAAACTAGTTGCTGCATTGCCGGCAGTACAGTACGGAGCACTTTACTACCGTTTGTTTGAGCGGGGTAAAATTCGAGCCTTAAAAGCCAACCACGGCCATTTCGATAGATACATGACAATTTCCAATAAGGCAAAAAGAGAATTGCAATGGTGGATAGATAATGTTGATACTGCTTATTCATGCATATACAGGCCCAAACCAGAGGTTTACCTCACATCTGATGCTTCAGGTCAAGGCTGGGGCGGAAGTGATGGCACCACTCATATTGGGGGTAGATGGAATGCAAATGAAGCTTCCATAGCTGAAAGAAATGAAATTAACTACCTTGAACTTTTAGCAGCGTTTTTTGTACTGAAAGCTTTTTGCCGAAATATGAGTAACAAACATGTCAGAATATCCATTGATAACACCACAGCGGTGGCCTATATTGCCCACATGGGGGGATCCAAGTCCCAGGATT GTTGTCCGAAGTCCATCCAAGACACAGGTGTACCAGAAGAAACTACAAACATTATTTTGTCCTCATGGCGCAGTTCCACTAAGTCGCAATACCATGTTTACATCCGCAAGTGGCTACGATTTTGCAATAGCAAACAAATTGATCCAATGCAGACGGATGCAGTTCAGGTTCTGATTTTTTTGCCACAACTTTTCAAGGAAGGACTTACATATAATTCCTTGAATGTCGCACGCAGTGCTCTGTCTTCGCTTGTAATTCTACAGGCAGGGCGATTCACTGTAGGTACTCACCCTCTGGTTACTAGGTTTATGAAAGGAGTCTACACAAAACGACCTCCAGTTCCTCGCTATGAATTTATCTGGGATGTGCAAATTGTGCTCAACTATTTACGCAAACTTGCCCCTGCTAATGTGTTGAGCCTCAAAGATCTCACATTAAAACTGGTTATGCTAATAGCACTAGTCAGTGCTCAAAGATCACAAACAATACATAAACTATGTTTGGACAGTTTATACTACAGTGGCAGTACTGCGAATTTTCAGATCACAGGGTTGATCAAACAGAGTCGGCCCGGAAAAGGTGGACTAACTGTAAAACTTCAAGCCTATGCTGTAGATCGGCGTCTCTGTGTTGTGACCTATCTTAAGCACTACATTTACAGAACACAAAAATTGCGCGGTAAAGCGAAGCAATTGTTCATTAGTTTCAAAAAACCTCACAAACCAGTCAGCAAGGACAGTATCTCTAGGTGGATCAATCTAGTAATGAAGGATGCAGGGGTTGACATTTCACGCTTCAAACCACACTCTACAAGGGCTGCAGcgacatctgctgctgataaacTTGGCGTACCCATATCCCTCATCCTTAAAGCAGCAGGATGGTCCAATGAAAGAACCTTTCGCAAATACTATGATAAGCCACTGGAAGGAAAGCAAACGGGAATAGCAAGACCCTTCCTGAACAAGAACTTAAAAACCACATAG
- the LOC140151942 gene encoding uncharacterized protein: protein MSTDSVTATGGAIGGHQISDSDDDTQEVMMNDETQSWNMQTDHDIDNFHGPSDDATPGTETVTSSQDLGFAAMFAVDFDDGPNIRGDIAKSLVHEMTYKLEESKLKEAMDRHKCPKNCDSLQTPMVNPQIWANIPTKSRSRDLKLQRVGKPLVKGLIALAKMKTSKLNQDIVDGFTLVANAAFELNCLRRDLLKPDLNPQYHHLCKSPVLERGMRQVKHSREHYSLLFGDELGKKVKELQEESKATSGVTKGYNYGSNFPKGNARFKPYTNYKNRGGSHARQSFHAAAAAAGWGAGKGSFLGGKNRSHRQFPYYNRGQYYNRGQYNNHGQYQARQSQKPSTMTSSNSPKNTKN from the coding sequence atgTCAACAGATTCTGTTACCGCAACTGGTGGTGCAATTGGGGGTCACCAAATCAGTGATTCCGATGATGATACGCAAGAGGTCATGATGAATGATGAGACACAGTCTTGGAATATGCAAACTGATCATGATATTGATAATTTTCATGGACCGTCTGATGATGCCACACCAGGTACAGAAACTGTCACTTCCAGCCAAGATCTGGGATTTGCTGCAATGTTTGCAGTGGACTTTGATGACGGACCAAACATTAGAGGTGATATTGCAAAATCCCTCGTACATGAAATGACTTACAAGCTTGAGGAATCCAAGCTTAAAGAGGCTATGGATCGACACAAATGTCCTAAGAACTGTGATTCGCTCCAGACTCCGATGGTAAATCCTCAGATCTGGGCTAACATTCCAACTAAGTCACGTTCTCGTGACTTAAAACTACAAAGAGTGGGAAAGCCCTTAGTGAAAGGCCTTATTGcattggccaaaatgaaaacGTCAAAGTTAAATCAGGACATAGTTGATGGGTTTACGCTAGTAGCTAATGCGGCTTTTGAGCTAAATTGCCTGCGCAGAGATCTGCTCAAACCAGACCTAAACCCACAATACCATCACCTTTGCAAGTCACCTGTATTGGAGCGCGGAATGCGGCAAGTGAAGCACAGTAGAGAACATTACTCTCTGTTGTTTGGTGATGAACTGGGCAAGAAAGTTAAAGAGCTCCAAGAGGAATCAAAGGCAACGTCTGGGGTGACAAAGGGCTATAATTATGGCAGTAACTTTCCCAAAGGCAATGCCCGCTTTAAGCCGTACACAAACTACAAGAACAGAGGTGGATCGCATGCAAGACAGAGTTTCCATGCAGCAGCTGCAGCTGCAGGATGGGGTGCCGGTAAAGGTTCTTTTTTAGGGGGAAAGAACAGATCCCACAGACAATTCCCTTACTACAACCGAGGCCAGTATTACAACCGAGGCCAGTACAACAACCATGGCCAGTACCAAGCACGGCAGAGCCAAAAACCAAGCACCATGACATCCAGCAACTCACCAAAAAACACCAAGAACTAA